The genome window TCTGTCTCGGGCCACAGCTCCCCTAAGTTCTTCCCACCAATGCTAAAAGTTATTCCTAAACTCCTCCAGTCCATCCCACCTCAATGGTGCCACCTTCCAAATTGCTCTAGCATTACAACACAGAAAAAACATATGCTCTAATGTCTCAGAGCCATCTCCACAGCACTTGCACATATGGTCCCCCTTACCAGACTCTCCCTTCACCACTGTGTTAGTTGGCAGTATTCCTTGGAAACATTTCCAGATGAAGTGTTTGAGTTTATTTGGCATGCTCAAACCCCACAGAAAAATCCAATTCTGAGACTTGATCGTCCTACTATTACTTGGTTCTGAAGCTCCTCTATGTTGATACTGTCTACTCTTCATTTCCTTGATTAGTTTATAGCCAGTCTTGACAAAGTATACACCGAAACTTGACTTTGCCCAGTAGATCCTATCCAGTACCTTCCCCAGACTCAGAGGTATCTTTAGTATCTGCAACCTGTCTttctcctcaaattcctgcatcAGCAATTGTCTATCCCACTTACCATCCTTGATCAGCTCACTAACCTTCTAGGTCTTGCTATCAACCTTCCTCTGAGATCTTACCTTCCCATCCTCTATCCCTGCCAGCCCCTGCCAGCCACCTATCTTCTCAGATTTTAATGGATTCACCATCTCCCACCGTCCTTCTTAGTCCTTCCTCCAGCATTTCTCTGGCACTCAGTAAACTCTTCCAGCACCATGAGTCTGATCCTTTTGGCTGTACATCCCAAATGGATTTCCCACCAAAGTACCTCGCTTTCATTACTCTACTCATCAGCAAATTAGGCTGCATCAAAATTCTCCATAATTGCTTCCCCAACAATGCCAAGTTAAAGTCCTGCAAATCCCTGAATCCCAGACCCCCTTCAACTTTGATATCTGTCATTCTACTCCATTTTATCCAGTGAATTTTCTTTTCATCCTCCTTCTTTCCCCACCAGAATTTAGCCATTTTTGAACATACATTCTGACACAGTGCCTTTGGCAACCTACAGCAAGACATCACGTATGCAAGGAGAGCTAAAATGACAGACTTCAACAAAGTCTCCTTTCCTGCTTGGCTCAAAAGTTTTTCCTTCCAACCCCCAAGTCTTTTAACTGCTTTCTGTCTAATGAACTCAAATACCTATCTCTTTGATCTTCTTATAACCATAGGTAGCCCAAGATATTTGCTCTGATGAACCTCTCTCATACCTTCCAGCTCTTTAAGCACCTCTTCCTTTCTCCTCCCTTTGatatttttgttgaaaaaaatagaagacTTTTCCTTGTTGATCAACTGGCCAGATGCTCTCCCATATTCTTCCAACACCTTCATAAGCTGCACAGCCTCCCCAACCTTGGTTCTGCAGAAAATTAGTGAATCATCTGCAAAGAAAATGTGAGACAAGCTAGGAGCTGCATTGGCAATCCTCATTCCAGACATACTACCTTGTCTATTAGCTCTTCTGAGCAGGGCAGAGAAACCTTCTGTACAAACCAGAAATAGGTAGGGGGATAGGGGATCCCCCTGCCTTAAGCCTCTAGAAGGCTTGATAAACCCCCTTTTTTCCCCATTAACATTCACAGAGTAGGTGACACTAGTTATACACTCTAAAATCCACTGAATCCAAGTTGGACAGAACCCTATTTTTTGCATCAGCTTTGCCAGAAACACCCATTCTATCCTATCATAAGCCTTAGACATATCAAGCTTGATAGCCATATAACCATCCTTTCCAGTTCTCTAATTATTAAGAAAATGAATACTCTCGTGTGCCACAAGGACATTGTCCAGAATCTGCCTACCAGGCACAAAGGCAAACTGAGAGGAACTAATGCAACAGTCTAGCACAGTTTTAAATCTGTTGACTAGAACTTTTGAAATGATCTTGTAAATGACATTACACAAGCTGATAGATCTAAACTCAGTAATCAGATTTGGTGAATCAACTTTAGGGATAAGGCTGATCAAGGTCTCATTTATGGATTTTAGGATATGACCAGAGTGAAAAAAACTTTGAACTGCACTAATAACATCACTTTTGACAACatgccaaaatttttgaaaaaagatagGGGACATACCATCTGATCCAGGAGCCTTGTTTGGATGCATGGAATTAACTACATGACTAATTTCCTGATCAGAGACTGGCCTTGTCAACTTTCTGTTCATGTCAGCAGTTACAGTCTATGGGATCTCCTCCAAAATAGCACTGAAATCAGTTGGATCATCAGACGTGAACAGTTGCTGGAAGTAGTCCACAATTTCCTCCCTGACCTCCTCCTCATTCCTACACCACTCTCCACTTCTCCTTTTCAGACTATTAATCCTATTCTGCTTCCTCCTACTCATAACACTAGCATGGAAGAAGCTAGTGTTTTTGTCTCCCTCCTGGAGCCATTTAATTCTTGCCTTCTGACTCCAGTATACCTCCTCTCTCTTGTAAGCCTCCACCAACTTCCTCTTCAGTCCTATAATTTTTGTTCTATCCTCTCTGCCCTGACTCTCCCTCGCCTCTTTAATTTCCTTTTTAATTTGTTCTACCTGCTTTTTTGAGTTCAGATTCAATTTTTTGCTCCAATGCAGCAGGTTCATACAAACTTGTTTAATTTTACACTGTACTTTATACAACCTTGACCCCTGTTGTTCCTTCCCCCATGCCTCCGTGATCACCTCCCCAACCCCCTCCTGCATAATCCATCTCCTATCAAGAGCAAATCTCCTCTTTCTTGGTACTGCTACAGGGGTCTGGTCTAGTAACAAGGCACAGTGATCAGAAGCTTCTGTTTCAGCATGAGTAACTTTACCCTTTCCAAAATTGCCACACCACTGCTTAGTAGCCAGCACTCTATCAATCCTTTCCTTTATCACTCCTTCATTGTCCCAGTTATTACACCAGGTCCAAGGCACTCCCTCAAAACCAATATCTATCAGGCCGGTCCTATTAATGAAGCCAGTGAAACTTTCAAAACCACTAGCAGGGCTGATTCTACCCCCTCCCACTTCTCCCCATTAGAGGTGATATCATTCAAATCTCCCATTAGAGCCCAACAATCACCCCAAATCTGTGTTCTCCTCTCCAACACCCTCCATTGTTGCTCCCTAATCTTATCATCTGAACTGGCATAAGCACACACACACCACCAATCTCTACTACCTCCCTGATCCCCTATAAGTAACTCTATAGTAAAACTAGTAAATAAGATACTCTTCACCTGTATATCCCTCTTCCAGATCACAGCTAAACCCCCTGCAATCCCCACAGGGTCTACCACAAATAAATCATCAAACTTTACCCATTGCTTAACACTATTTATGaaggtctttttcttttttgtctctgATAAGAATATCAGAGATGGAGAGTGGACTTGTACAAGTTCCTTAAGTTGGGGAACTATCAAGGGGCTCCCCACACCTCGATAGTTCCACACCAGAGCTCTCATTGAGGGGTGGGAGCCCCATTAAGGGAGGGCTCCACCACCTCAGACAGCATCAACACATCCTTAACCCTTTCACTCAGCCTTGCTTTCTTCTTACACTCAGCCTCCCTCAGGTTcccttctagctcaccccccaCCTGCTCCCTTCCTTCTCTTTCTCATTTCCACGCCATTCTATACAGTTTTAATTTCTAGCAGAGGCTTCCTCTTACCCACCTCCTGCACCAGCCTCTTCCATGTCTTACTGACCCTATACTTCCTCGTGCTGGTTTTATTACTCTGGCCTTCCTGCTGATCTTCCCCCCTCCTTCATACTCCGACCCTTGTGCAAGCAGTGATTGTTCTCACTATCAATCCACATCTTATCCTTGCCACTCCCTCCTTCCTCTGCACTTCCCACCTCCACTGTCTTGAGCATCAGCAAGCTCCCTCCCTTTTCTGCTTCTGCTACCTCCTTTACTTCCTCTAAAACCTGCCCTCCATGCACACTCTCTTGCCCCTCTACCACATACTTACTAATCCTCTCACCCTCCTGCCTCCCACTCCACTCTTCCCCTATGCCCTCCCTAGCTATTGGTCCCCAGTTCTCCTTCTCATTGGATTGAATATCTGTCCTCCCGTTCCCTCTATGGAATTCTTTAGTGTAGGTGAGTAGGGGATACAATCGGCTCCCAGTTTCCCCATTTGAGCCTTGATCCTGTATCCCCCTTTCCTTGATGTTTCCTGTTCCCCatcaccaccacctttcttccttggactcctaGGGAAACTGGCCCGAAGCCAATTACCATATTGATTCTCCCTATCCATATTTATCCCTTTCCTAGTACAAATTCTCTCACTATGACCTACCAGTCCACAACAGAAGCAAAAATCTGGACATTTTTCATACTTAAACTCAATCCATCTAGATCCTCCATTACATTTCACCACCGTGCCTCTAGGCAGCGGTTCTCTAAGATTCACCTCAGCTAGTATTTTGAGATGCTTACCTTCCTTGCCTCCTCCTTGAGGGATAATGACCTCTCTAACGCCAACAAATATTCCTCCAATCTTATGCCTAGCCTCCATAGTAATCCAATGAAAAGGAAGGTTCCAAATCTGAACCCATACTAAGGTCCTATTGAACGCCTGCTCCTCCTCCTCTAGATTTGCCTGCCATTCCAACAATACCAGAGGCTGACCATCATAGATCCACGGCCTTTTTCTAAGCACCAACTCAATATCGTTCCTAGATTCAAAAACAAATTGGAACATATTTGCCTTAATCTCTGTAATTTTCACGCCCCTTAGCTGAGGCCACACATTAGTAGCAAAGCTCCTTATACCAGAAATGTTAGCTGTTTTCTCCCCCCAGACTTTCCCTATTAAACTCAATCTACACTCCTTTATACCTTTCTCCAAATCCTCCTTCCCCAAACAAACTCCCTCCCTTTCACTTTCTGATAAAGTGAATTTCCTCATTACCTCTTCGATGTGTTCCATCCTCCCTGATCCCACAGGCTTTACTACCTCCAGTTCCAGATTGTTGCAGGCTAGTCCAGCTCCAGAAACGTCACCGTTTCCAGCTCCCAAGCTTCGTCTCCTTGACCACACAGCTACGACTCTAGACCAATGGAAAAGATGAACAACCTGCAAAACACTAGAAAACCACAAGCAATCGAGTACAGTGAAAAGCAGAAACAGACTATAGCGACCAGGATGGAAAACACTTCTCACGAACTTATAGGATGAATTATATGGCTATCAACTTTCAATGTTAAGATTATCCTAGAGTAATTGGATGTTCTAAGCAAAACCGCTACAATTGGAAAGGATGCtaaaagaggaaagaaattttATTGAAGAATCTGTTATTTTGGGATTCGAAAATTTAAAAATCTGTTTAGAAAAGCACGACTCCCATAGAAGGGAGATTTCTCTCTCTAGAATAGAGAGAAGACGGCTCTCATAGTGAGAGACTATGAAAGGATGACATGCCAGCTTAGATACAGACAATTTTATGGGATTCTAGTTATCCGTCAAGGTGATTAGATCTAGCCTGTCATAGCTAGACTGGTACTAaaatttgctgataaatgtggTACAAAAAGTACAATACACGAAGTATGACAtaaacaaaaagggggagaatgatCATCTTGAGTCGAATAGAAGACACAAGTAAGAGTGTTTGGATAGTTAAATtatttcacataatatttcgtttacattataaatatatttttcaactcatgtttttatatttttaattatttttttatctcatatacatcatagTACAAAAAGTGCTATAGCAATTAAACTAAATAATATTTCATCCAAACACATATTTTTAAGGTTTTTGTTACATCTACTACACTTATTAATTTGCTTTTGGCTTATTGCAATCCATCTCTCGAATACCATCAGATAAAAGAAAAGCAGACAAGAAAATCTGGTTTCTCACACTAAGAATGATCACATgaaaaattagtttaatttatttgaaacttgtttaatttgtttaaaacttgtttcttcaatagACACATTTAATAATCAGAAGTTGTCTCAGATGTTAAGATACCAGTTTGAAACAAAGGGACCACTTTTACACATGAAAAGATGCCAAACCAATCTTATGAAATCCTACCTTGGAACGGCTTGGACACTGCACCGGATTGGATCCGCTTCTGTAATCACAGGAACTAAAGATCCGGCGCCAGATCATTTTGATCTAAGCCGGATCCAGGGCTGTTTGGTTTTCTTGGTTTTTGGACCATTCTGATCACAATCAGGTCCGGATCTGGCTTGGTTTCCACCAAGACCTGGTGAcggattttataattttcttgaTCCACTTAGTTGTGTACATCTTTCATCTTTCAAGACTCATTTGTACATTTTCATGTTTCATTTGTAGATTTCACAAGTTTCATTTATACATTTCGTTACAAATTATACCAAAAAAATTTGTGGCAAAAAAAATATTGCGTATATATCTTTAAAAAATAGCACTAATTAATTTCAACTTTAAAGAAAGTAACGAATTTGAGTGTCTTTTAAGATAATGaacttaaacaccaaatttataaaaaaagaaaattgcagatTTTGTTTCGTGGGAGAATTCTAGGTGAATAAAATTGATAAGCAGTTGGTGAAAGTTGGGGCGTGAAAAAGTGAGTCCAATGCAAATGACTAACATTTGCTCCTAAGCACTGCACATGTAACCAAATCGATCTCCTAACTTGTCCAAAATAGCAAAGCAGCATTGttttcatgtatatttgtagtATTTCAAACTTGCTGGTTCTGGACTCAAATCTGACAATATGTGAGTTTCACTATATAATTATAGGTTTGTGTTGACCCTATCATTTGTAAGTCGTTACATTTTAGAAGACACATTACATGAGATACACGATTGGATAAATGAGGCCTAACTTGACTTCAACCTAGGGGTGGATTAAAAATATACCATGCACTTAAATGGTACGTGCATTTTGCACAAGTacggctgcaaacgaatcgaatcGAGTCTCGACTTAGTTTTTattgaactcgagctcgacgatCTTTCAAACtaaagttcgagctcgagtttaaaaaaataaaaaataattattttattttttaaaaatgaataaagtaataattttttaacaaataataaaatattagaaatatacatgtatttttactatattatatatatatatatatatatatacataatcgAATCGGCTCGTGAGCTAACGAACTGAATACGAGCAGgtcgattcgtttgcaactcTATGCACAAGTGGCTTACCAAATAATGTTAGGTCCAAAATAATGCTCAACCTAGTTGGTAGGACATTTACTTGTAATCGAAAGATTATGGGTTCGAGTAATAAGAGGGTAAGTGGGAAACTACTATTAATCATTTTAAATTAACAAAAGAATAATGTTAGGTCATTAATGATCCAAAATTCATAAAATAAATTGAGATAATCTCCTTTTTTCGAATATAATAAAATTCTTAACTTTTTTTTCAGCATCAAGTCTCAAATCTTTTATGGGTTGTGCAAGCACGTTAAAGGAGGTCCGAAATCCTTTACTCGATTCAATACATATATAGGGCGAGGGAAAAAGGAAGATCATACAAGGACCTAAAGAGGAAAATGAAAAGGGCAGTTAGGTCGAGGAAAACGATCAAGCCATATTGTTGAAAGAAATccttttaacaaaaattatgGGCACAAATTTAAAAACTAGACGATTGTAAAtgctattatttttttaaaaatcattaAGGAGAAAATACTACATTACACGGTCAAGGGTTTTACGAGTTGCCGACGTATGTGAGTGCTTGAGTAAA of Coffea arabica cultivar ET-39 chromosome 5c, Coffea Arabica ET-39 HiFi, whole genome shotgun sequence contains these proteins:
- the LOC140007265 gene encoding uncharacterized protein encodes the protein MRALVWNYRGVGSPLIVPQLKELVQVHSPSLIFLSETKKKKTFINSVKQWVKFDDLFVVDPVGIAGGLAVIWKRDIQVKSILFTSFTIELLIGDQGGSRDWWCVCAYASSDDKIREQQWRVLERRTQIWGDCWALMGDLNDITSNGEKTGLIDIGFEGVPWTWCNNWDNEGVIKERIDRVLATKQWCGNFGKGKVTHAETEASDHCALLLDQTPVAVPRKRRFALDRRWIMQEGVGEVITEAWGKEQQGSRLYKVQCKIKQVCMNLLHWSKKLNLNSKKQVEQIKKEIKEARESQGREDRTKIIGLKRKLVEAYKREEVYWSQKARIKWLQEGDKNTSFFHASVMSRRKQNRINSLKRRSGEWCRNEEEVREEIVDYFQQLFTSDDPTDFSAILEEIP